A genomic region of Hydrogenovibrio crunogenus contains the following coding sequences:
- a CDS encoding D-alanine--D-alanine ligase: MMQSSNQTKKLIQRLGKVAVLMGGVAAERDVSLRSGAAILEALKSEGVEAVGCDVTSVAQLVEIAQKYDRAFIALHGRWGEDGGVQAVLDSLALPYTGSGMTASALAMDKLRTKWLWKGVGLPTPAFKVVSSSSPLDVENFDLTFPVIVKPSHEGSSIGMRKVDTLDVLQEAVDFAQQYDSEILIEQWVTGREFTCAVLDGEALPMIQLKTDHDFYDFDAKYQSNTTEYLCPCGLAAEEEKRIQALVLQAFDAVGARHWGRVDLMLDDQSQPWLIEINTVPGMTDHSLVPMAAKAVDLSFSKLVLKLVSLTLP, translated from the coding sequence TGCAGAAAGGGATGTATCGCTTCGCAGTGGCGCAGCGATCCTTGAAGCGCTTAAAAGTGAAGGCGTGGAGGCGGTTGGTTGCGATGTTACATCCGTTGCACAGTTAGTTGAAATTGCACAAAAATATGACCGGGCATTTATTGCATTACATGGCCGTTGGGGAGAAGATGGCGGTGTTCAAGCTGTGTTAGATTCTTTAGCCTTACCTTACACTGGAAGTGGCATGACCGCTTCTGCCTTAGCTATGGATAAACTTAGAACAAAGTGGCTTTGGAAAGGTGTCGGCTTGCCGACGCCAGCTTTTAAAGTGGTGTCTTCTTCAAGTCCGCTGGATGTTGAAAATTTTGATTTAACTTTCCCTGTGATTGTCAAACCGAGTCATGAAGGGTCGAGTATCGGAATGCGTAAAGTAGACACGCTTGATGTCTTGCAAGAAGCGGTCGATTTTGCACAACAATACGATTCTGAAATTTTAATTGAGCAATGGGTCACGGGGCGAGAATTTACGTGTGCCGTGTTGGATGGTGAGGCATTGCCAATGATTCAACTAAAAACAGACCATGATTTTTATGATTTCGATGCCAAGTATCAATCAAACACCACTGAGTATTTATGCCCTTGTGGTCTGGCAGCTGAAGAAGAAAAGAGAATTCAGGCATTAGTGTTACAGGCGTTTGATGCTGTCGGTGCTCGCCACTGGGGGCGAGTGGACTTGATGTTGGATGATCAAAGTCAACCATGGTTGATAGAGATTAATACCGTTCCTGGTATGACCGATCACAGCTTGGTACCAATGGCTGCTAAAGCTGTTGATTTAAGCTTTTCAAAATTGGTGTTAAAGCTAGTTTCATTGACACTGCCATAA
- a CDS encoding cell division protein FtsQ/DivIB, whose translation MKKKLSLAFVLSLFILIAVWIFFSPARVLTEAQLNGELKRVSSETVQNIVQPYIGESFWRVDLEKLHADLLRLEWVYKAKVKRRWPNKVIISLEEQNPVARWREDGLLNQSGDIFYPHDITPFRDWVVLEGNPLQSRKLLHDLMVFQEKFKPLGWTIDMLKQQPDGSWDVHFLSGVTVLLDKEAWQAKLSRFIRALPKTKQTLRKFAQVFDLRYSNGFVIKQKKQLEE comes from the coding sequence GTGAAAAAGAAATTATCTTTAGCGTTTGTTTTAAGTTTGTTTATCTTGATTGCTGTTTGGATTTTTTTTTCACCTGCGCGTGTATTAACTGAGGCTCAATTGAATGGGGAGCTGAAAAGAGTCTCCTCCGAAACAGTACAAAACATTGTTCAACCTTATATTGGTGAATCTTTCTGGCGAGTTGACTTAGAAAAACTTCATGCTGATTTGTTACGCTTGGAGTGGGTTTATAAAGCAAAAGTGAAACGACGCTGGCCGAATAAAGTCATTATTTCACTTGAAGAGCAAAATCCTGTCGCGCGTTGGCGTGAAGATGGTCTATTAAATCAATCGGGTGATATTTTTTACCCGCATGATATTACCCCTTTTAGAGATTGGGTTGTTCTAGAGGGAAACCCCTTGCAATCCAGAAAGCTATTGCATGATTTAATGGTCTTTCAAGAGAAGTTTAAACCCTTAGGCTGGACGATTGATATGTTAAAGCAACAGCCAGATGGGAGTTGGGATGTTCATTTTTTATCGGGCGTGACGGTGCTGCTGGATAAAGAAGCGTGGCAAGCGAAATTAAGTCGATTTATCAGGGCGCTCCCAAAGACCAAACAAACATTAAGAAAATTCGCACAAGTATTTGATTTAAGATATAGTAATGGCTTTGTTATCAAGCAGAAAAAACAGCTTGAAGAGTAG
- the ftsA gene encoding cell division protein FtsA, producing MARKQQNPNANVVIGLDIGTSKIAAIIGKVKEDGNIEVVGMGTHPSKGLKKGVVVNIDSTVESIQRAIDEAERMSGIKAESVSVGIAGSHIGSFNSNGMVAISNQEVQEEDVQRVIDAAQTIAIPGDQEVLHILPQEFMIDNQGGIREPIGMSGVRLEAKVHMVTGSVSAAQNITKCVERCSLKVDNLILEQLASSEAVLSEDEKELGVCLVDIGGGTTDIAIFQNGAIRHSAVIPVAGDQVTNDIAMALRTPKQAAEDIKKKYACALPQLISQDEEIEVPSVGDRPARCLSRHTLVEVIEPRYEELFQLIQAELRRTDFENKIAAGIVLTGGSSLVEGAVELAEEVFHMPVRLGMPHDVTGLKEEVCNPSFATTVGLLMYAKEHPGTRFSSEKASELTLDKESVLEKMKSWFSKNF from the coding sequence ATGGCAAGAAAGCAACAAAACCCCAACGCTAATGTTGTGATCGGTTTAGATATTGGTACTTCAAAAATTGCAGCAATCATCGGAAAAGTGAAAGAAGATGGCAATATTGAAGTGGTTGGTATGGGAACTCATCCTTCTAAAGGGCTAAAAAAAGGGGTTGTTGTTAATATTGATTCAACGGTTGAGTCGATTCAGAGAGCAATTGATGAAGCAGAAAGAATGTCCGGCATAAAGGCAGAATCCGTTTCTGTTGGTATTGCAGGTAGTCATATTGGCAGTTTTAACTCGAATGGCATGGTGGCGATCAGTAATCAGGAAGTTCAAGAAGAAGATGTTCAGCGAGTCATTGACGCAGCGCAAACCATTGCGATTCCTGGAGATCAGGAAGTATTGCACATTCTGCCTCAGGAATTCATGATCGATAACCAAGGGGGGATTCGTGAGCCCATTGGGATGTCGGGAGTGCGTTTAGAGGCAAAAGTACATATGGTGACGGGCTCAGTGAGTGCGGCACAAAATATTACCAAGTGTGTTGAACGTTGCTCCTTGAAAGTGGATAACCTGATCTTAGAACAGCTGGCGTCTTCTGAGGCGGTTCTATCAGAAGATGAGAAAGAGTTAGGGGTTTGCCTGGTTGATATTGGTGGGGGAACCACGGATATTGCGATTTTTCAAAATGGCGCAATTCGACATTCGGCTGTGATTCCGGTGGCCGGAGATCAAGTCACCAATGATATTGCGATGGCGTTAAGAACGCCTAAACAAGCGGCAGAAGACATTAAGAAAAAATATGCGTGTGCTTTACCTCAGCTAATCTCTCAAGATGAAGAAATTGAAGTGCCGAGTGTGGGGGATCGACCGGCAAGATGTTTGTCACGCCACACTTTGGTAGAAGTGATCGAACCACGTTATGAAGAACTTTTTCAGTTGATTCAAGCCGAATTACGTCGTACTGATTTTGAAAACAAAATTGCGGCGGGTATTGTGTTGACGGGAGGAAGCTCCCTAGTGGAAGGAGCGGTCGAATTGGCAGAAGAAGTATTTCATATGCCTGTACGTTTAGGAATGCCTCATGATGTGACCGGCCTTAAAGAAGAAGTGTGTAACCCTTCTTTTGCAACAACTGTCGGCCTGTTAATGTATGCAAAAGAACATCCAGGGACTCGTTTTTCCTCAGAAAAAGCAAGTGAATTAACGTTAGATAAAGAATCTGTTCTTGAAAAAATGAAAAGCTGGTTCAGTAAAAATTTTTAG
- the lpxC gene encoding UDP-3-O-acyl-N-acetylglucosamine deacetylase: MKQRTLANPIKAKGVGLHTGHKSIMTLRPAPVNTGIVFRRIDQTPVVEFPVSPELVKETMLCTTIVQEQGEQKIKIATIEHLMSALAGVGIDNLYIDITADEVPIMDGSASHFIFLLQSAGIQLQEAPKKFIRIKKQVQVENEKGGVAEFKPYEGFRLNFSIEFDHPAFDQTAEKMTLSFSSTAYFKEVSRARTFGFMKDMEKLRAQNLGLGAGLHNAIGLDENGVVNQEGLRDKDEFVRHKILDAVGDLYMAGHPIIGEFTAHKSGHALNNQLLRALVADSEAYEVVTYDDEEPPIQYGSSKILV, translated from the coding sequence GTGAAACAAAGAACTCTTGCCAATCCTATCAAAGCTAAAGGTGTCGGGCTTCATACCGGTCATAAATCAATTATGACGTTGCGCCCGGCTCCTGTGAATACCGGAATCGTATTCCGCCGAATTGATCAAACTCCTGTCGTTGAATTTCCTGTTTCACCTGAATTAGTCAAAGAAACGATGCTGTGTACGACCATTGTGCAAGAGCAAGGCGAGCAAAAAATTAAAATTGCCACGATTGAGCATTTAATGTCAGCTCTAGCAGGCGTCGGTATTGATAATTTGTATATTGATATCACGGCCGACGAAGTGCCTATTATGGATGGGAGTGCGTCACATTTTATTTTCTTGCTACAATCAGCTGGTATTCAGCTGCAAGAGGCGCCAAAGAAATTTATACGCATTAAAAAACAGGTTCAGGTCGAAAATGAAAAAGGCGGCGTGGCGGAATTCAAACCTTATGAAGGGTTCCGTTTAAATTTTTCGATTGAGTTTGATCATCCTGCCTTTGACCAAACGGCTGAAAAAATGACGCTTAGTTTTTCTTCGACGGCTTATTTTAAAGAAGTGAGCCGGGCTCGGACTTTTGGGTTTATGAAAGACATGGAAAAGCTAAGAGCTCAAAACTTGGGGCTGGGTGCTGGGTTACATAATGCGATTGGATTGGATGAAAATGGCGTTGTGAACCAGGAAGGGCTTAGAGACAAAGATGAATTTGTGCGCCATAAGATTCTGGATGCCGTTGGGGATTTATATATGGCAGGCCATCCTATTATTGGTGAGTTTACAGCGCATAAATCAGGCCATGCATTAAATAATCAGCTACTCAGAGCGTTAGTGGCAGATTCTGAGGCATATGAAGTTGTAACGTATGATGATGAAGAGCCGCCAATTCAGTATGGTAGTAGTAAGATTCTTGTGTAA
- the secA gene encoding preprotein translocase subunit SecA encodes MALNIFKKLFGSRNERLLKQYRKKVQQINALEESLSQLSDDELRAKTDYFKSQISEGISLDQILPEAFAVVREAGKRVMGMRHYDTQLIGGMVLHEGKISEMRTGEGKTLVATLPAYLNALSGKGVHVITVNDYLASRDAEWMGQLYGFLGLTTGVVLSGQTSNEKQTAYNADITYGTNNEFGFDYLRDNMAIFAEERVMRGQNFAIVDEVDSILIDEARTPLIISGPAEDKSDLYQKMNPLVKGLERGEEDLETKTSSGDYTIDEKSKQIHLTDEGHSKVEAMLVEVGLLEEGDSLYDAEHISLMKYVNASLRAHLLFEKNTDYIVQDNEVVIIDEFTGRKMSGRRWGDGLHQAVEAKEGVPIQAESQTYASITFQNYFRQYTKLSGMTGTADTEAGEFLSTYSLEVVVVPTNKVPKRQDLPDLVFLDIEGKLAAIVREVKEVVKTRQPILVGTASIELSEVLSSLFEKEGIPHNVLNAKQHEKEATIIAQAGRPGAVTIATNMAGRGTDIVLGGNLDMEIESLDNPTEAQIAEIKADWEVRHDEVVEKGGLMVIGSERHESRRIDNQLRGRSGRQGDPGVTRFYLSLDDDLMRRFASEKVKNMMRRLGMKSDEAIEHNMVTKSIERAQKQVERMHQDERANLLKFDNISNEQRKVVYAQRNELMEEEDVSEIIDALRENVIETMMAGFIPPGSIEEQWNVSGLEKQLQDDLGLTFPISDWLQEDKGLFEEKLREKIIAEAKVLYQNKMAVIDEKTRHHFEKEVLLRTIDKQWREHLNEMDYLRRWIHLKGFAQKDPFQEYRATAAEMFEAFLDEVMFETVQTLSMVQIQGADDVDAYEKQQIEERPQELEANHPAAKGISDAVNGSSDSEQDSADATYRRETPKVGRNDPCPCGSGKKYKQCCGKLN; translated from the coding sequence ATGGCACTTAATATTTTCAAAAAATTATTTGGTAGTCGAAACGAACGACTGCTTAAACAATACCGTAAAAAAGTTCAACAAATTAATGCGTTAGAAGAAAGCTTATCTCAGCTTTCGGATGATGAACTCAGAGCGAAAACAGATTATTTTAAAAGCCAGATTTCTGAAGGGATCTCATTAGATCAGATTCTGCCTGAAGCGTTTGCGGTGGTAAGAGAAGCCGGTAAAAGAGTCATGGGAATGCGTCATTACGACACCCAGTTAATTGGGGGGATGGTGCTACACGAAGGGAAAATTTCTGAAATGCGGACAGGGGAAGGAAAAACCCTGGTGGCAACACTACCTGCTTATTTAAATGCATTATCGGGTAAGGGGGTTCATGTCATTACCGTGAATGATTATTTGGCTTCTCGTGATGCGGAATGGATGGGGCAGCTATATGGCTTTCTAGGTTTAACGACAGGAGTCGTTCTGTCTGGTCAGACCAGTAATGAAAAGCAAACTGCTTATAACGCAGACATTACTTACGGAACCAATAATGAATTCGGTTTTGATTATCTTCGCGATAATATGGCGATCTTCGCTGAAGAGCGAGTGATGCGAGGGCAAAATTTTGCGATTGTCGATGAGGTCGATTCGATTCTGATCGATGAAGCCAGAACGCCTCTCATTATCTCCGGGCCTGCTGAAGATAAGTCAGATTTATATCAAAAAATGAACCCTTTGGTCAAAGGACTGGAAAGAGGTGAAGAGGATCTAGAGACCAAAACGTCGAGTGGTGATTACACGATTGATGAAAAATCGAAGCAAATCCATTTGACTGATGAAGGGCATTCAAAAGTTGAAGCCATGCTGGTTGAGGTTGGTTTGCTGGAAGAAGGCGATTCTCTTTATGATGCCGAGCATATCAGTTTGATGAAGTATGTGAATGCTTCCTTAAGAGCGCATCTTTTGTTTGAAAAGAATACCGATTACATTGTTCAGGATAATGAAGTCGTGATTATTGATGAATTTACTGGACGTAAAATGTCTGGTCGTCGTTGGGGGGATGGGTTGCACCAGGCCGTTGAGGCCAAAGAAGGTGTTCCGATCCAGGCCGAAAGCCAAACCTATGCATCGATTACCTTTCAAAATTACTTTAGACAGTACACGAAGTTGTCTGGTATGACAGGGACAGCCGATACTGAAGCAGGTGAGTTTTTATCGACCTACAGCCTTGAAGTGGTTGTGGTGCCGACCAATAAAGTACCAAAGCGTCAAGATTTGCCGGATTTGGTGTTCTTGGATATTGAAGGGAAGTTGGCAGCCATCGTCCGAGAAGTGAAAGAAGTCGTTAAAACAAGGCAGCCAATTTTAGTTGGGACAGCATCTATTGAACTCTCTGAAGTACTGTCTTCTTTATTTGAAAAAGAAGGCATTCCGCATAATGTCTTGAATGCGAAGCAGCATGAAAAAGAAGCTACCATTATTGCACAAGCGGGTCGTCCAGGAGCGGTGACTATTGCGACAAACATGGCGGGTCGAGGAACCGATATCGTGCTAGGGGGGAACCTAGACATGGAAATCGAATCTTTAGATAATCCAACGGAAGCGCAAATAGCTGAAATCAAAGCTGATTGGGAAGTCAGGCATGATGAAGTTGTCGAAAAAGGTGGGCTGATGGTTATTGGTTCAGAAAGACATGAATCACGCCGTATCGACAACCAGTTACGTGGCCGTTCCGGGCGTCAAGGTGATCCAGGGGTGACACGCTTCTACTTATCTTTAGATGATGACTTAATGCGCCGATTTGCATCTGAAAAAGTGAAAAACATGATGCGTCGTCTGGGCATGAAATCGGATGAAGCCATTGAACATAACATGGTGACCAAATCGATTGAACGCGCGCAAAAGCAAGTTGAAAGAATGCACCAGGATGAACGTGCTAACTTATTGAAATTCGATAATATTTCCAATGAACAGCGCAAAGTGGTTTATGCTCAGCGTAATGAGCTGATGGAAGAAGAGGATGTGTCTGAGATTATCGATGCTTTACGTGAAAATGTCATTGAAACAATGATGGCTGGCTTTATTCCGCCAGGAAGCATTGAAGAGCAATGGAATGTGTCTGGTTTGGAAAAGCAGCTTCAGGATGACCTAGGCTTAACCTTCCCTATTTCAGATTGGTTGCAAGAAGATAAAGGACTGTTTGAAGAAAAACTGCGTGAAAAAATTATCGCAGAAGCCAAAGTGCTTTATCAAAACAAAATGGCGGTGATTGATGAAAAAACCCGTCATCATTTTGAAAAAGAAGTGTTACTTAGAACCATTGATAAGCAATGGCGTGAACATCTAAATGAAATGGACTATTTGCGTCGCTGGATCCACTTAAAAGGATTTGCACAAAAAGATCCTTTCCAGGAGTATCGTGCGACGGCTGCTGAAATGTTTGAAGCCTTTCTGGATGAGGTTATGTTTGAGACCGTTCAAACTTTATCGATGGTTCAAATTCAAGGCGCAGATGATGTTGATGCCTATGAAAAGCAACAGATTGAAGAGCGTCCACAGGAATTGGAAGCCAATCATCCGGCTGCAAAAGGGATTTCTGATGCTGTGAATGGCTCATCAGATTCCGAACAGGATTCAGCTGATGCGACTTATCGTCGTGAAACCCCGAAAGTTGGGCGTAATGATCCTTGCCCTTGCGGTTCAGGAAAAAAATATAAACAATGTTGTGGTAAATTAAATTAA
- the argJ gene encoding bifunctional glutamate N-acetyltransferase/amino-acid acetyltransferase ArgJ: protein MAQTSNIHPVSGVYLGTTQAKIKKSGVEDFVVISFVEGSRTAATFTTNAFCAAPVTLAKQNLKNTPTRALVINSGNANAGTGQQGMLDAQQTCHWVAEELGISEQAVLPFSTGVIGQNLPMPKIESAVPAAIANQTIDGWEMAAKGIMTTDTHPKTASRQFDIEGHTVTLTGFSKGSGMIHPNMATMLGFAATDAKISQACLDKALLDSVSLSFNRITVDGDTSTNDACTLTATQQADMPEITDPDSSAYQVFAKVLNEVMTELAQMIVRDGEGATKFVAIKVESGDSVEECLKVAHAVALSPLVKTALFASDPNWGRILAAVGRAGVVGLDINALQIYLGDVLLVDNGGRADSYTEEAGQAVMNETDIEIRIILNRGQVSETVWTTDFSYDYVKINAEYRT from the coding sequence ATGGCGCAAACATCAAATATTCATCCCGTCTCTGGTGTTTATTTAGGAACAACTCAGGCAAAAATTAAAAAGTCTGGGGTAGAAGACTTTGTCGTTATTTCATTTGTGGAAGGCAGTCGCACGGCTGCGACATTTACTACGAATGCCTTTTGTGCCGCGCCTGTTACGCTGGCAAAACAAAATTTAAAAAACACTCCGACCCGCGCGTTGGTGATTAACAGCGGTAATGCCAATGCCGGGACGGGTCAACAAGGCATGTTAGATGCACAACAAACCTGTCATTGGGTGGCTGAAGAGCTCGGTATTTCCGAACAAGCGGTGCTGCCTTTTTCTACAGGGGTGATTGGACAAAATTTACCTATGCCTAAAATTGAATCCGCCGTGCCCGCAGCCATTGCAAATCAAACCATTGATGGTTGGGAAATGGCTGCAAAAGGAATTATGACGACGGATACCCATCCGAAAACTGCCAGCCGTCAATTTGATATTGAAGGTCATACTGTGACGTTGACCGGCTTTTCAAAAGGATCGGGTATGATTCATCCGAACATGGCGACCATGCTAGGATTTGCAGCAACGGATGCTAAAATCTCCCAGGCCTGCCTGGACAAAGCCTTGCTCGATTCGGTGTCACTGTCGTTTAACCGAATTACGGTTGATGGAGACACCTCGACAAATGATGCGTGTACCTTAACCGCGACACAGCAGGCAGACATGCCCGAAATTACAGATCCTGATTCTTCTGCCTATCAGGTTTTTGCAAAAGTGTTAAATGAAGTGATGACTGAATTGGCACAAATGATTGTGCGAGATGGGGAAGGTGCGACTAAGTTTGTAGCCATTAAGGTTGAATCAGGGGACTCTGTTGAGGAGTGCCTGAAAGTCGCGCATGCTGTCGCGTTGTCTCCATTGGTAAAAACCGCACTGTTCGCGTCTGATCCTAACTGGGGTCGGATTTTGGCGGCTGTGGGACGTGCCGGCGTTGTTGGTTTGGATATTAATGCATTGCAGATTTATCTGGGCGATGTTTTACTGGTGGATAACGGTGGTCGTGCTGATTCATATACCGAAGAAGCGGGTCAGGCAGTGATGAATGAGACGGATATTGAAATTCGTATTATATTGAACCGTGGTCAGGTTTCAGAAACTGTTTGGACAACGGATTTTTCGTATGATTATGTCAAAATCAATGCAGAATATCGAACATAA
- the hisC gene encoding histidinol-phosphate transaminase: MSQYWSQLVHTLTPYVPGEQPKVDNLIKLNTNESPYPPSPLVLNALTNQLNDKLRLYPDPSSEDLKQSIATYYGVESRQVFVGNGSDEVLAHAFMALLKQDKPILFPDISYSFYPVYCGLYEIDHQTIPLTDAFEINPADYNIENGGIIFPNPNAPTGRLLPLQAIEQIVQQNASSVVVVDEAYIDFGGESAAQLVKRYPNLLVVQTFSKSRALAGLRVGFALGDSALIEGLERVKNSFNSYPLDRLATAGAIAAIEDEAYFKQSCEKIISTRDTLTQFLEDNGFEVIPSAANFVFTKHPQMQAEDIAQQLRKKAIIVRYFNKPRIDQYLRITIGTEQENTQLCQALTDILKAQNT, encoded by the coding sequence ATGAGTCAATACTGGAGTCAACTTGTTCACACACTTACCCCTTATGTTCCGGGTGAGCAACCTAAAGTCGACAACTTGATAAAACTAAACACCAATGAAAGCCCTTATCCGCCTTCGCCATTGGTCTTAAACGCTTTAACAAACCAGTTAAATGATAAGTTGAGACTTTATCCCGATCCAAGTTCCGAAGATCTTAAGCAGAGTATAGCCACATACTATGGTGTTGAATCCCGTCAAGTTTTTGTGGGCAACGGGTCAGATGAAGTGTTAGCCCATGCTTTCATGGCTCTATTGAAACAAGACAAGCCCATTTTATTTCCGGATATCAGCTACAGTTTTTATCCTGTTTATTGCGGTTTATATGAGATTGACCACCAAACCATTCCCTTAACGGATGCGTTCGAAATCAATCCTGCAGATTACAACATTGAAAATGGAGGGATTATTTTCCCCAACCCAAATGCACCGACAGGCAGACTGTTGCCCCTGCAAGCCATAGAGCAAATCGTGCAACAAAACGCCTCATCCGTGGTGGTTGTGGATGAAGCTTATATCGATTTTGGTGGCGAATCAGCTGCCCAGCTTGTGAAGCGTTATCCAAATTTATTGGTGGTGCAAACCTTCTCAAAATCTCGTGCATTGGCAGGGCTTAGAGTTGGCTTTGCGCTTGGTGATTCGGCACTTATTGAAGGGTTGGAGCGTGTTAAAAACAGTTTTAACTCTTACCCTCTTGACCGTTTAGCCACTGCTGGTGCCATTGCCGCAATCGAAGATGAGGCCTATTTCAAACAAAGTTGTGAAAAAATCATCTCTACCCGTGACACATTGACTCAGTTTTTAGAAGATAACGGGTTTGAAGTCATTCCTTCTGCCGCAAACTTTGTGTTTACTAAACACCCTCAGATGCAAGCAGAAGACATTGCACAGCAATTAAGGAAAAAAGCCATTATTGTGCGTTATTTCAATAAACCTCGTATTGATCAATATTTACGCATTACAATCGGAACCGAGCAAGAAAACACACAGCTTTGCCAGGCGCTCACCGACATTCTCAAAGCTCAAAACACATAA
- a CDS encoding Nudix family hydrolase, giving the protein MNQRVDIAIGVLRQGNHVLLAQRQAKQSHALKWEFPGGKVESGESVEAALIREFQEEVGVETAHWQPLIQIPWDYESVSVHLHVYESGQFQGEPHGKEGQPVQWTAISELSEYDFPEANKGILTALQLPEAFMISGDFHDELDALNRLEAALEEGIRLVQLRAKKMEEDAFKILAKKAITLTHRYEDAKILINGKPAWLEALPEADGLQLASTMIMELTERPVAEDKILSISTHTKAEVAKALELNADLLLLSPVKDTRSHPDMSGMGWNAFAEMVAEIPIPVYALGGMKLSDVTEARKQGAQGIAAISGLWPEPI; this is encoded by the coding sequence ATGAATCAAAGAGTCGATATCGCAATAGGGGTTTTAAGACAAGGAAATCATGTTTTATTGGCCCAAAGACAAGCAAAACAAAGTCATGCGCTGAAGTGGGAGTTTCCTGGCGGTAAGGTAGAAAGTGGAGAGTCGGTGGAAGCAGCATTAATTCGTGAATTTCAAGAGGAAGTCGGGGTTGAAACCGCGCACTGGCAACCTTTAATTCAAATTCCTTGGGATTATGAAAGTGTATCAGTGCATTTGCATGTCTATGAATCAGGCCAGTTTCAAGGAGAGCCACACGGTAAGGAAGGGCAGCCGGTTCAATGGACGGCTATTTCAGAACTGAGCGAGTACGATTTTCCCGAAGCCAATAAAGGTATTCTGACGGCATTACAGTTACCGGAGGCATTCATGATTTCGGGGGATTTTCATGATGAACTGGATGCGTTGAATCGTTTGGAAGCGGCATTGGAAGAAGGGATTCGGTTAGTTCAGCTGCGTGCCAAGAAAATGGAGGAAGACGCGTTTAAAATCTTGGCTAAAAAGGCCATTACACTGACGCATCGTTATGAAGATGCCAAGATTTTAATCAATGGCAAACCAGCTTGGCTAGAGGCTTTACCTGAAGCAGATGGATTGCAACTGGCTTCTACCATGATTATGGAGCTGACGGAGAGACCTGTTGCAGAAGATAAAATTTTAAGCATCTCGACTCATACCAAAGCGGAAGTGGCGAAGGCATTAGAGTTGAATGCCGATTTGCTGTTACTCTCTCCGGTGAAAGACACCCGCTCTCATCCTGATATGAGCGGAATGGGTTGGAATGCGTTTGCAGAGATGGTGGCAGAGATCCCTATTCCAGTCTATGCTTTAGGCGGAATGAAACTGTCAGACGTAACAGAAGCTAGGAAACAGGGGGCTCAAGGCATTGCGGCTATTTCAGGGTTGTGGCCAGAGCCGATTTAA
- the coaE gene encoding dephospho-CoA kinase (Dephospho-CoA kinase (CoaE) performs the final step in coenzyme A biosynthesis.), whose product MKVYGLTGGIGSGKTTVRQLFEQEGVPTLDADQIARDVVAKNQPGLAEIERIFGADFLTDGELNRAKLRELIFNDTSAKKTLEAILHPLIRQRTEQLIEQLEKQHPPAIVIEIPLLTETGKPNYIDEVIVLDLAPETQLKRAITRDQLPAEDIQKIIQQQATRAERLSVADIILNTEQSTETLKKDIQSLLHSNQDT is encoded by the coding sequence ATGAAGGTTTACGGACTCACTGGTGGCATAGGAAGTGGCAAGACAACGGTTCGTCAACTATTTGAACAAGAAGGTGTACCGACACTCGATGCCGATCAGATTGCACGTGACGTGGTTGCCAAAAACCAGCCAGGCCTGGCTGAAATTGAACGCATATTCGGAGCAGATTTCTTAACAGACGGGGAATTAAATCGTGCTAAATTACGCGAGTTAATTTTCAATGATACCTCGGCCAAAAAAACACTGGAAGCTATCTTGCATCCACTTATTCGCCAACGAACAGAGCAACTCATCGAGCAATTAGAAAAACAACACCCACCTGCGATAGTGATTGAAATTCCCTTATTAACGGAAACAGGAAAACCAAACTATATTGATGAGGTTATCGTACTGGATCTAGCACCTGAGACTCAACTTAAACGAGCCATCACACGCGATCAGTTACCGGCAGAAGATATTCAAAAAATCATTCAACAACAAGCCACAAGAGCTGAGCGCCTATCTGTTGCAGACATTATTTTAAACACAGAACAATCAACAGAAACACTCAAAAAAGACATCCAATCTCTACTACACAGCAATCAAGACACCTGA